The stretch of DNA TGCAAATACATTTACTTTTTTCCGCGGAATGACTCCACTATTTTTAGTTACTCAGGGATATGCGGTATTAATGGATGCTACTATGCCTGTGGTAGGTAATCCTGAAACAATGAATGATACTTTTCTTGAGCAGATTGTAGCATCGGGAAGAGCCGCTATCGATAAATTGGATTCATTGGGTGTTGTTGATCGCAAGAAAGTAGTGGTAGGTGGACACAGTTATGGAGCGTTTATGACTGCAAATTTACTGGCACATTCAGATGATTATGTAGCAGGTATTGCACGTAGTGGAGCTTATAATAGAACATTAACTCCATTTGGCTTCCAGGGCGAGCGTCGTTCTTATTGGGAGGCGAAAGATCTTTATAATAAAATGTCTCCGTTTATGTTTGCCGATAAAATAAACGAACCATTATTGTTAATTCACGGAGAAGCAGATAATAACCCGGGAACTTTTCCAATCCAGTCTGAACGTTTATTTCAGGCGATTAAAGGAAACGGTGGTACCGCGAGGTTGGTAATGCTGCCAAATGAAAGTCACGGATATTCAGCGCGAGAATCGGTATTGCATACACTGGCAGAAATGATTGACTGGTGTAATAAATACACCAAATCAACAACTACAAGCAGTAAGTAAAGGATTTGATCATAAATAAAAAATCCACCTCAAGGGTGGATTTTTTAGTATAGTTTTAAGTGATTATTTAGAAATGCTGATCGAATAGTCGTCACTTTTAATTCTATTTGAGTTTTTGATCAGTTTATCATATTTCTCAAATAATTCTGCTGATTGTTTTTTACCGTTCACGGTTAACTCCTTGTTTTTACCTGAGATACTGAACTGATAACTTTCTCCACTTTTAATCAATCCATCATTAATTAACTGTTGCTCTAAATTAGCGTTACTATGATCGTTAAACATGAATCCCTCGAAATCAGGAGCATTGAAGTTAAAATTCCCAAGTGAATTAGTTGCTAACATTTGCAGATGTGGCTCAGCTTCTTTTGCCCAGGCATTCATTTTAACTTCAAAATCTTTCATTTGAGGTTCCCATTCTTGTTGCATTTTTAGTTCCCACTCTTTGCCATATTTTTTCTCCCATTCTTTACTTTTAGCTTCCATTTCTTTTTGGAATTTTTCCATCTTCTTTTCGAATTTCTTGCGTTCAGCCGGAGTCATATCTGCATTGAAATCACTCATATCGAAATTTAATCCATTAAGATCAAAATTCATTGGAGGAAAAGGAGGGAAAGCAGGAACCGATGGAACAGGAGGCAATTGCAATCCGTTAAAATGTTTGCAATCTGGTGCAGGAGGTACCGGAGGAGCAGGCATATCTACTGGAGGAACTGGAGGAACCGGTGCAACTAAACGCTGATTAATCAATGCTTGCAGGTTTTCTTCATTCCAGCTTTCTTTAGGTACCGATTTTCCATTAATGCGGATGTCTTTCACCTCTCCCTTATCGTCTTTAATAATTACCAGTGCATCCCGATCATCAATAGTAAGGTTCTTATTTATGCGAATGCTGTCTTTTAAAGCAACAGGTGTGATAATGCTGGTTAATGATGATTTTGCCACAGGTGCTTCATCATTGAAAACGGCTTTATCAAACAACTTTTGTTTTTTAGTCGAGGATGAAAAAACATCCGAACTGTTCATAGTAAAAGTAATTAGTGCAGTGATAAGAATGATCACAGTACCTGAAACTCCGTTAAGAGTGGTTGAATTTTTTTCTGAGTGGCCAATTAATCGTTTAATACGGTTTAATAAAGAGCCTTTGCCTGTAAATGCCATGGCTAACGTAGTTTTAGGTTGACTGATGGATAATTCTTCAATAGTGGTTAGCGCTCGTGCAAGGGTTATTGCATCACAACCGGAAGCAACAGCCAGATCATCGCAACATAATTCACGTTCCTTACGGATGGTATTACTAATCCACCAAATGCCAGGATGGAAAAAGTAAATAATCTCTAAAACCGATTGGAAAATATTAATGAGGTAGTCATTACGTTTTATATGGGCCAATTCATGCGCCAGAATAGCTTCAATTTGGTTTAACGGGAGGTATGAAAATGCCCCAATTGGAACCAGTATATAGGGTTTTAAATAACCAACAACGGTTGGAACTTTAACCAATGCAGATTCAAACAACTGTACTTTTCTTCTAAGTTGAAAGCGCTCTTCCAATTTTTGAAGTTTCGCATTAAGGTTGGCTGCAACAGGTTTTAATTGTCGGTTTCTTAACCTGAAAATATAGGTTATTCCTCCTGTAAGTCTGATTGATAATAGTCCAACACCCACCACCCACGCAGTAAGGAATAAATTCAGGTTTTGTTCAATAAATGAGCTTATATTATTCATCCAACTATGGAAAAATCCTTGCTGGTAGTTACTGTCGAAGAATAACTG from Solitalea canadensis DSM 3403 encodes:
- a CDS encoding M56 family metallopeptidase produces the protein MNAFDSIFSGNIAQALGWALVHSIWQIALVSLLLAAIMIVLHNKSARLRYLIAICSLGVILIISAITFFSVLQSPYATATNNASVSQITYTQLFFDSNYQQGFFHSWMNNISSFIEQNLNLFLTAWVVGVGLLSIRLTGGITYIFRLRNRQLKPVAANLNAKLQKLEERFQLRRKVQLFESALVKVPTVVGYLKPYILVPIGAFSYLPLNQIEAILAHELAHIKRNDYLINIFQSVLEIIYFFHPGIWWISNTIRKERELCCDDLAVASGCDAITLARALTTIEELSISQPKTTLAMAFTGKGSLLNRIKRLIGHSEKNSTTLNGVSGTVIILITALITFTMNSSDVFSSSTKKQKLFDKAVFNDEAPVAKSSLTSIITPVALKDSIRINKNLTIDDRDALVIIKDDKGEVKDIRINGKSVPKESWNEENLQALINQRLVAPVPPVPPVDMPAPPVPPAPDCKHFNGLQLPPVPSVPAFPPFPPMNFDLNGLNFDMSDFNADMTPAERKKFEKKMEKFQKEMEAKSKEWEKKYGKEWELKMQQEWEPQMKDFEVKMNAWAKEAEPHLQMLATNSLGNFNFNAPDFEGFMFNDHSNANLEQQLINDGLIKSGESYQFSISGKNKELTVNGKKQSAELFEKYDKLIKNSNRIKSDDYSISISK